Proteins encoded together in one Benincasa hispida cultivar B227 chromosome 1, ASM972705v1, whole genome shotgun sequence window:
- the LOC120081405 gene encoding putative ETHYLENE INSENSITIVE 3-like 4 protein, with the protein MMVEFHGEIRCPNDDEDEQEEEISYDDLKKRMWRDRQRMKKMKEKRDNEEPESAAREEASRRKKMARAQDSILKYMDKIMEACKAQGFVYGIVPEKGKPVTGSSESLREWWRDEVRFEQDAPMAIAKFLPKVIEESGLDPHSVLHLLTDLQDTTLGSILSALMQHCIPPQRKFPLEKGLAPPWWPTGKELWWGEQGSAGGHGVPPYKKPHDLKKAWKISVLAAVIKHMSHDLDNMRKLVRQSKNLQAKMTAKETLTWGKVVNQEEALLQLTKNNLKITSDEEEEEDGEDSDAQSNGGIMTKRKCTFEQVTTSDSTLYPCQNQWCPQSKALMGFVDKNARSEHETQCVYRAGEGAEEFSDDQSIDIHLKSVVEWMNWELSRAAPGSDEVRIEDARDGSGSSTVEDYGSGYWNGGVGEVDLNASPAEDLGGQQDATSIWDLRYEWGAEE; encoded by the coding sequence ATGATGGTGGAGTTCCATGGAGAAATCCGATGCCCCAACGACGATGAAGACGAGCAAGAGGAGGAAATTAGCTACGATGATCTCAAGAAACGAATGTGGAGAGATCGacagaggatgaagaagatgaaggagaAGCGTGATAATGAAGAGCCTGAATCCGCTGCCAGAGAAGAAGCCTCTCGCCGTAAGAAAATGGCTAGAGCTCAAGATTCCATTCTTAAATACATGGATAAGATCATGGAGGCTTGTAAAGCTCAAGGGTTTGTTTATGGCATCGTCCCTGAAAAGGGTAAACCCGTCACCGGCTCCTCCGAGAGCCTCCGTGAGTGGTGGCGGGATGAGGTCCGATTCGAACAAGATGCTCCCATGGCTATAGCTAAATTCCTCCCCAAAGTAATCGAAGAATCAGGGCTTGATCCCCATTCGGTTTTGCATTTACTCACCGATTTACAGGACACGACATTGGGGTCTATTCTCTCTGCTCTGATGCAGCACTGTATTCCTCCGCAGAGGAAATTCCCACTGGAGAAGGGTCTAGCACCGCCGTGGTGGCCAACGGGGAAAGAGCTTTGGTGGGGTGAACAGGGCTCCGCCGGTGGACATGGCGTTCCGCCGTATAAAAAGCCCCACGACCTAAAAAAGGCCTGGAAAATCAGTGTCTTAGCGGCGGTGATCAAACACATGTCCCATGATTTGGACAACATGAGGAAATTAGTTCGGCAATCGAAAAATTTACAAGCGAAAATGACAGCAAAAGAGACGCTTACTTGGGGTAAAGTGGTGAATCAAGAAGAAGCCCTGTTACAATTAACCAAAAATAACCTGAAAATCACCTccgacgaagaagaagaagaagacggcGAAGACAGTGACGCACAGAGCAACGGTGGAATTATGACGAAACGAAAGTGTACATTCGAACAAGTAACCACATCCGATTCGACGCTGTACCCTTGCCAAAATCAATGGTGCCCACAAAGCAAGGCGCTGATGGGATTCGTGGACAAGAACGCAAGATCAGAGCATGAGACGCAGTGCGTTTACAGAGCAGGTGAGGGAGCAGAAGAATTTTCCGACGATCAGTCAATCGACATACATTTGAAGAGCGTGGTGGAGTGGATGAACTGGGAACTGTCAAGGGCAGCGCCGGGCAGCGACGAGGTGAGGATCGAAGACGCCAGAGACGGGTCGGGCAGCAGCACGGTGGAGGATTACGGGAGCGGGTACTGGAATGGCGGCGTGGGGGAAGTGGATTTGAATGCGAGTCCGGCGGAGGATTTGGGTGGCCAACAAGAtgcaacttcaatttgggatttGAGGTATGAATGGGGAGCTGAAGAGTAA